One window of Novosphingobium sp. 9U genomic DNA carries:
- a CDS encoding nuclear transport factor 2 family protein: MPFTGPFEDRLAIRELLETYADAVTRNDAEAWSATFAEDAEWALPDYPEIGITHGKAAIVAMWVEAMKHYPGIMFEAWPGSIEVQGDHATMRSYTSEVYDQGELTLRDRGVYEDTCVKQDGRWLFKSRTFRKLHRQQAPRS; encoded by the coding sequence ATGCCTTTCACCGGACCCTTCGAGGATCGCCTCGCCATTCGAGAGCTCCTCGAAACCTACGCCGATGCCGTAACTCGCAACGATGCCGAGGCATGGAGCGCGACGTTTGCTGAGGATGCGGAGTGGGCCTTGCCCGACTATCCCGAGATCGGCATCACGCATGGCAAGGCCGCGATCGTCGCCATGTGGGTTGAAGCGATGAAGCACTATCCCGGCATCATGTTCGAAGCCTGGCCGGGCTCGATCGAAGTGCAGGGCGACCACGCCACGATGCGCAGCTATACCTCGGAAGTCTACGATCAGGGTGAATTGACGCTGCGCGATCGCGGTGTCTACGAGGATACTTGCGTGAAGCAGGATGGACGCTGGCTGTTCAAGAGCCGCACTTTTCGCAAATTGCACCGACAGCAGGCGCCGAGGAGCTGA
- a CDS encoding NADP-dependent oxidoreductase: MGQVRHIVLARRPVGMPAVEDFRLVETGLPDIAEGELLVRMRVGSVDPAIRGFLDDRPSYIEPVAIDAPIKGMSLGEVIASRNPDYPEGTLVRAFATWSDHYVLSADSWGIEKVLPQPGTDLHHYMGTLGPVGLTAWVGLFTIGEAKPGETVLVSAAAGATGSTVGQIAKAKGCRVIGLVGSAEKAQVIRDLGFDAAIDYRATPDIAAEIAKAAPEGVDVFFDNVGGETLEAVLPLMRLHGRVAVCGMIGQYNDADHPFGVKTLWQLVVNRIKMQGFITFDHPEVLAQAQAELDAWVAEGKLRPLANLRDGFETLPQAFIDLMSGRTIGKTLVRI; the protein is encoded by the coding sequence ATGGGACAGGTAAGACATATCGTATTGGCACGGCGGCCGGTTGGCATGCCCGCGGTCGAGGATTTCAGGCTGGTGGAGACTGGCCTGCCGGACATCGCGGAAGGCGAGCTGCTGGTCAGGATGCGGGTCGGATCGGTCGACCCGGCGATCCGCGGATTCCTGGACGATCGTCCCAGCTACATCGAACCGGTCGCCATCGACGCGCCGATCAAGGGCATGTCGCTGGGGGAGGTGATCGCCTCGCGCAATCCGGACTATCCCGAGGGCACGCTGGTGCGCGCATTCGCCACCTGGTCCGACCACTACGTGCTCTCGGCTGACAGCTGGGGCATCGAGAAAGTCCTTCCACAGCCCGGCACCGACCTGCACCACTACATGGGCACACTCGGCCCGGTGGGGCTGACCGCTTGGGTGGGCCTTTTCACGATCGGCGAGGCAAAGCCCGGCGAAACCGTGCTCGTGAGCGCGGCGGCGGGTGCCACCGGCTCTACCGTGGGCCAGATCGCAAAGGCGAAGGGCTGCAGGGTGATCGGCCTAGTGGGATCTGCCGAGAAGGCGCAGGTCATCCGTGACCTCGGCTTCGATGCGGCGATCGACTATCGCGCCACGCCGGACATCGCTGCCGAGATCGCCAAAGCCGCGCCGGAGGGTGTCGATGTGTTCTTCGACAATGTCGGGGGCGAGACGCTGGAGGCCGTGCTGCCGCTGATGCGCCTGCACGGGCGCGTGGCGGTATGCGGCATGATCGGGCAGTACAACGATGCGGACCATCCCTTCGGGGTCAAGACGCTGTGGCAGCTCGTGGTGAACCGCATCAAGATGCAGGGCTTCATCACCTTCGATCATCCCGAGGTGCTGGCGCAGGCCCAGGCCGAGCTCGATGCCTGGGTGGCGGAAGGCAAGCTGCGCCCGCTAGCGAACCTGCGCGACGGCTTCGAGACACTTCCGCAAGCGTTCATCGATCTCATGTCCGGCCGCACGATCGGCAAGACGCTGGTGCGGATCTGA
- a CDS encoding nuclear transport factor 2 family protein yields the protein MTMTPDEMIAFVDRMYEATGAGDWEAASQMVTDDFFVTEAANLPMAGTYRGMDGFRDLFVKVMGLCDVAGLDRVETTAGKDHAVTILSFRFADPALAPAELCEVFRFRDGKCCEIKPFYYDAAPFWAAVKAKAALA from the coding sequence ATGACCATGACGCCTGATGAGATGATCGCATTCGTCGACCGGATGTACGAGGCCACCGGCGCCGGCGACTGGGAAGCAGCATCGCAGATGGTCACCGATGACTTCTTCGTGACCGAAGCCGCCAATCTGCCGATGGCCGGCACTTACCGCGGAATGGACGGCTTCCGCGACCTCTTCGTCAAGGTCATGGGCCTGTGCGATGTCGCCGGACTCGACCGGGTCGAGACCACCGCCGGCAAGGACCACGCGGTCACCATTCTGTCGTTCCGCTTTGCCGATCCGGCTTTGGCACCCGCAGAACTGTGCGAGGTGTTCCGCTTCCGCGACGGCAAGTGCTGCGAGATCAAGCCGTTCTACTACGATGCGGCACCGTTCTGGGCCGCCGTGAAAGCGAAAGCGGCCTTGGCCTGA
- a CDS encoding SDR family NAD(P)-dependent oxidoreductase, with product MTGRLEGKIALVTGAGGLRGLGAATAQRFAEEGAFVYVTDLDKGGADEVVGVIEQAGGQAQALAQDVTSEASWDEVFATIEQGHGRLDVLVNNAGIAILKPLPELTAADWERQNKVNLDSVFYGTQRAVALMRKVGQGGSIVNLSSIAGLVGVTMCGAYAAAKGGVRLFSKVVAMECAADNIRCNSVHPGMIETAMQDVARRDNPEGFKQIVSAIPMQRMGSPLDIANMNLFLASDDSGYITGCEFVVDGGATAM from the coding sequence ATGACGGGTCGGCTTGAAGGCAAGATCGCGCTGGTAACCGGCGCTGGCGGACTGCGCGGCTTGGGTGCCGCAACGGCGCAGCGCTTCGCGGAGGAAGGTGCCTTCGTCTACGTCACCGACCTCGACAAGGGCGGTGCGGACGAAGTCGTGGGCGTCATCGAACAGGCCGGTGGCCAGGCCCAGGCCTTGGCGCAGGACGTCACGAGCGAGGCCTCATGGGACGAAGTCTTCGCCACGATCGAACAAGGCCACGGCCGCCTGGACGTGCTGGTGAACAACGCCGGCATCGCCATTCTCAAGCCCCTTCCGGAACTGACGGCCGCGGACTGGGAGCGGCAGAACAAGGTCAACCTGGACAGCGTATTCTACGGCACGCAGCGCGCCGTCGCACTGATGCGCAAGGTCGGCCAAGGCGGCTCGATCGTGAACCTGTCCTCCATCGCCGGCCTTGTCGGCGTGACGATGTGCGGCGCTTACGCGGCAGCGAAGGGCGGCGTGCGGCTGTTCTCGAAAGTCGTGGCGATGGAGTGCGCGGCCGATAACATTCGCTGCAACTCGGTGCATCCCGGCATGATCGAGACCGCGATGCAGGACGTCGCACGCAGGGACAATCCCGAAGGCTTCAAGCAGATCGTCTCGGCCATCCCCATGCAGCGCATGGGCAGCCCGCTCGACATCGCCAACATGAACCTGTTCCTGGCGAGCGACGATTCCGGCTACATCACAGGTTGCGAGTTCGTGGTCGACGGCGGCGCCACCGCGATGTGA
- a CDS encoding TonB-dependent receptor — MTYRRVFTRVSVLLAGTMFSLPSMAQDASQATLGAESTGAAQTTSTQGGLQDIIVTARKRQESVQDVPVAVTAISPVTIRQQDITSIEKIAARTPNFTVGRASNGSGAQLTMRGIGSSSTSIGIEQSVATVVDGVYYGQGRVINEGFFDLGRIEILKGPQALFFGKNATAGVISITTADPGKDAEYYGRIGYEFRSQQVVGEFVASNPLTDTLGLRVALRGSKMYDGYFKNEAQPFNYPTIDVATGRTGSLVANPAARDAPGEKELLGRVTLKWEPTDRLTATVKASGSYNKTNNNSWNYVAFNCPTGSSQLTGYACGDRFVTHQNKIPELISQATPYGKDDGSLYNRYKSWAVTGNIVYTLPDVTITSVTNYQWNNNRWACACDFQSGTGANWATENSTWHAFSSELRALTTFDGPINLMVGGLYQKTKRDFDQYIILSGLEDSTALPADRYLATRKTSFTDGETIALFGQATWKIVDTLELAGGVRYTHETKDSYFTQPYNNVAVTSIFRPQNSPDGLGMITANQTFNNWSPEATLTWKPIRDVLVYAAYKTAYKSGGFSNGGINSALSPDPLGDLTFEPEKASGFEGGIKSTVLDNQLRLNLNVYSYKYRDLQVDFFNSPIFAFQTLTADARTKGVEFEFEFAPRSLDGFSVHGSINYNRARYTSFPLAPCYAGQTPGQGCNLALNTATSAFTRQNLSGAALSVAPEWTGTLGANYDAEVGNGLKFGLSADARYSDNYIASGFGNPDSRQGSYVNLDASVRFGASDEKWQIALIGKNLTNRFYVTGVVDGPSTGSGTGTIAGVHADQLGFATLPRTVVLQVSTRF, encoded by the coding sequence ATGACGTACCGCCGCGTCTTTACTCGCGTATCCGTTCTGCTTGCGGGCACTATGTTCTCGCTTCCCTCGATGGCGCAGGATGCCAGTCAAGCGACGCTGGGGGCGGAATCAACCGGCGCTGCGCAGACGACGAGCACCCAGGGCGGGCTACAGGACATCATCGTCACCGCCCGCAAGCGGCAGGAGAGCGTGCAGGACGTTCCCGTCGCCGTCACCGCGATCTCCCCGGTGACGATCCGCCAGCAGGACATCACCAGCATCGAGAAGATCGCGGCGCGCACGCCCAACTTCACCGTCGGTCGTGCGTCGAACGGATCGGGCGCGCAGTTGACGATGCGCGGCATCGGCTCTTCATCGACCTCGATCGGTATCGAGCAGTCCGTCGCCACCGTCGTCGACGGCGTCTATTACGGCCAGGGCCGCGTCATCAACGAAGGCTTCTTTGATCTCGGGCGGATCGAGATCCTGAAGGGCCCGCAAGCACTGTTCTTCGGCAAGAACGCGACGGCCGGGGTTATCTCGATCACCACTGCCGATCCCGGCAAGGATGCCGAATACTACGGCCGCATCGGCTACGAGTTCCGTTCGCAACAGGTGGTCGGCGAGTTCGTCGCGTCCAATCCGCTGACCGATACGCTGGGCCTGCGCGTCGCGCTGCGCGGATCGAAGATGTACGATGGCTACTTCAAGAACGAGGCGCAGCCGTTCAACTACCCAACCATCGATGTCGCGACCGGGCGGACCGGCAGTCTGGTTGCCAACCCCGCTGCGCGTGATGCGCCGGGCGAGAAGGAACTGCTCGGCCGCGTCACGCTGAAGTGGGAGCCGACCGATCGCCTCACCGCGACCGTGAAGGCATCGGGTAGCTACAACAAGACCAACAACAACAGCTGGAACTACGTCGCGTTCAACTGCCCGACCGGCAGCAGCCAGCTTACCGGCTATGCCTGCGGTGACCGCTTCGTCACGCACCAGAACAAGATCCCCGAGTTGATCTCGCAGGCGACGCCGTATGGCAAGGACGATGGCAGCTTGTACAACCGCTACAAGTCATGGGCGGTCACCGGCAATATCGTCTATACGCTGCCTGACGTCACGATCACTTCGGTAACCAATTACCAGTGGAACAACAATCGCTGGGCCTGTGCTTGCGACTTCCAGTCCGGCACCGGCGCGAACTGGGCGACCGAGAACTCGACCTGGCATGCCTTCTCATCCGAGCTTCGCGCGCTGACGACGTTCGATGGCCCGATCAACCTGATGGTGGGCGGCCTTTACCAGAAGACCAAGCGCGACTTCGATCAGTACATCATCCTGTCGGGTCTCGAAGACAGCACGGCCCTGCCTGCCGACCGGTATCTCGCCACGCGCAAGACCAGCTTCACCGATGGCGAGACGATCGCCTTGTTCGGCCAGGCGACGTGGAAGATCGTCGACACGCTCGAGCTCGCCGGCGGCGTGCGCTACACGCACGAGACGAAGGACAGCTACTTCACGCAACCCTACAACAACGTCGCGGTTACCTCGATCTTCCGCCCGCAGAACTCTCCCGATGGTTTGGGCATGATCACCGCCAACCAGACCTTCAACAACTGGTCGCCCGAAGCCACGCTGACCTGGAAGCCGATCCGCGACGTACTCGTCTATGCGGCGTACAAGACCGCCTACAAGTCGGGCGGCTTCTCGAACGGCGGCATCAACTCCGCACTATCGCCCGATCCGCTGGGCGATTTGACCTTCGAGCCGGAAAAGGCGTCGGGCTTCGAAGGCGGCATCAAGTCGACGGTGCTGGACAACCAGCTGCGGCTGAACCTCAACGTCTACAGCTACAAGTATCGCGACCTCCAAGTCGACTTCTTCAACTCGCCGATCTTCGCGTTCCAGACGCTGACGGCGGATGCGCGCACCAAGGGCGTGGAGTTCGAATTCGAGTTCGCACCGCGCTCGCTCGATGGTTTCAGCGTTCACGGATCGATCAACTACAACCGCGCGCGCTATACCAGCTTCCCGCTTGCGCCCTGCTATGCGGGGCAGACCCCGGGGCAGGGCTGCAACCTGGCGCTGAACACTGCCACCAGCGCCTTTACACGCCAAAACCTCAGCGGAGCGGCGCTGTCGGTCGCGCCTGAGTGGACCGGAACCTTGGGCGCGAACTACGATGCCGAAGTCGGCAACGGGCTGAAGTTCGGCTTGTCCGCCGATGCGCGGTATAGCGACAACTACATCGCCTCGGGCTTCGGCAATCCGGACTCCAGGCAGGGCAGCTACGTCAACCTCGACGCCTCGGTCCGCTTCGGCGCGAGCGACGAGAAGTGGCAGATCGCCTTGATCGGCAAGAACCTGACGAACAGGTTCTATGTGACGGGTGTCGTCGATGGTCCTTCAACGGGCAGCGGCACGGGCACGATTGCCGGTGTGCACGCCGACCAGCTGGGCTTCGCCACGCTGCCGCGCACTGTCGTGCTGCAGGTCTCAACTCGCTTCTGA
- a CDS encoding acetolactate synthase large subunit, whose amino-acid sequence MAESDKRKASDVFIECLEQEGVEYIFGVPGEENLDFLDSLSRSKQIKLILNRHEQAAGFMAATYGRLTGKVGVCLSTLGPGATNFVTAAAYATLGGMPMLMITGQKPIKKSKQGRFQILDVVSMMQPITKYAHQIASSDNIPSRVREAFRIAEEEKPGATHIELPEDIADEHTASAAVPRSIVRRPTADVKSIAQAVEALQSAKRPLLVIGAGANRKMTSKMLSEFVEKTCIPFLTTQLGKGVIDERHPRFLGCAALSAGDFVHRAIEDADCIVNIGHDVIEKPPFFMHNDGARNTRTVIHVSTKTAEVDPVYFPHIEVIGDIANAMWQIKEAITPSPKWNFDAMLRYRQAEVEHTARLADDARFPIFPPYAVRQVREALPDDAIVCLDNGIYKIWFARGYNARRPNTVLLDNALATMGAGLPSAMASAMVYPDRKIVAVCGDGGFMMNSQELETAVRLGLNLTVLILNDNGYGMIRWKQANMGFEDFGLTYGNPDFVKYAESYGAIGHRVESAAHLGELLAHCRNTPGVHLIDCPVDYSENDRILNSEIKALASQL is encoded by the coding sequence ATGGCTGAGAGCGACAAGCGCAAGGCGTCCGACGTCTTCATCGAGTGTCTGGAGCAGGAAGGCGTCGAGTACATCTTCGGCGTGCCGGGCGAGGAGAACCTCGACTTCCTGGACTCGCTCTCGCGCTCCAAGCAGATCAAGCTGATCCTCAACCGGCATGAGCAGGCTGCCGGCTTCATGGCGGCGACTTATGGCCGTCTCACCGGCAAGGTCGGTGTGTGCCTCTCGACCCTGGGTCCGGGAGCCACGAACTTCGTCACGGCCGCTGCGTACGCCACGCTGGGCGGCATGCCGATGCTGATGATCACCGGGCAGAAGCCCATCAAGAAGTCCAAGCAAGGTCGCTTCCAGATCCTCGACGTGGTCTCGATGATGCAGCCGATCACCAAGTACGCCCATCAGATCGCCTCGTCGGACAACATCCCCAGCCGCGTGCGCGAGGCCTTCCGCATCGCCGAGGAGGAGAAGCCGGGCGCCACTCATATCGAGCTACCCGAGGACATCGCGGACGAGCATACCGCGTCTGCTGCCGTTCCGCGCTCGATCGTGCGCCGGCCCACGGCCGACGTGAAGTCGATCGCCCAGGCGGTCGAGGCGCTGCAGAGCGCCAAGCGCCCGCTGCTGGTGATCGGTGCCGGCGCGAATCGCAAGATGACCAGCAAGATGCTGAGCGAGTTCGTCGAGAAGACCTGCATTCCCTTCCTCACCACGCAGCTGGGTAAGGGCGTGATCGACGAGCGCCATCCGCGGTTCCTGGGTTGCGCGGCGCTGTCCGCCGGTGACTTCGTCCACCGGGCGATCGAAGACGCGGACTGCATCGTCAACATCGGCCACGATGTGATCGAGAAGCCGCCGTTCTTCATGCACAACGACGGCGCCCGCAACACCCGCACGGTGATCCACGTCTCGACCAAGACGGCCGAGGTCGACCCGGTCTACTTCCCGCATATCGAAGTGATCGGCGATATCGCCAATGCCATGTGGCAGATCAAGGAAGCGATCACGCCCTCGCCGAAGTGGAACTTCGATGCGATGCTGCGCTACCGCCAGGCCGAAGTGGAGCACACCGCTCGTTTGGCGGATGACGCGCGCTTTCCCATCTTCCCGCCCTACGCCGTGCGCCAGGTGCGCGAGGCGCTGCCCGACGATGCCATCGTCTGCCTCGACAACGGCATCTACAAGATCTGGTTTGCGCGTGGCTACAATGCGCGCCGGCCCAACACCGTGCTGCTCGACAATGCGCTGGCGACGATGGGCGCCGGTCTGCCCTCCGCCATGGCGAGCGCGATGGTCTATCCGGACCGCAAGATCGTGGCGGTGTGCGGCGATGGCGGGTTCATGATGAACAGCCAGGAGCTGGAGACCGCCGTGCGGCTCGGCCTCAACCTGACCGTGCTGATCCTGAACGACAACGGCTACGGCATGATCCGCTGGAAGCAGGCCAACATGGGCTTCGAGGATTTCGGCCTCACCTATGGCAATCCGGACTTCGTGAAGTACGCCGAGAGCTACGGCGCGATTGGGCATCGTGTCGAGAGCGCCGCGCATCTGGGCGAACTGCTCGCCCACTGCCGCAACACGCCCGGCGTTCACCTGATCGATTGTCCGGTGGACTACTCCGAAAACGACCGGATTCTGAATTCTGAAATAAAGGCCCTCGCCAGCCAGCTCTGA
- a CDS encoding Rieske 2Fe-2S domain-containing protein, giving the protein MDEVWHSVGAESDFPEDGKLAVELGGWSVLIVRAEDGFHALINRCTHQAAMLSPGRVRRGAIMCPLHGARFEVATGRCVGGAYADLRRFAVRSEAGSIEVAVPAMPPGPQERPAAI; this is encoded by the coding sequence ATGGACGAAGTCTGGCATAGCGTCGGTGCGGAAAGCGACTTTCCGGAAGACGGCAAGCTGGCGGTGGAACTGGGCGGCTGGAGCGTGCTGATCGTTCGCGCCGAAGACGGTTTCCACGCACTCATCAATCGCTGCACGCACCAGGCGGCGATGCTCTCGCCCGGTCGGGTGCGGCGCGGCGCGATCATGTGCCCGCTGCACGGTGCCCGCTTCGAAGTCGCGACCGGCCGCTGTGTCGGCGGCGCCTACGCCGATCTGCGGCGCTTCGCCGTGCGCAGCGAAGCCGGGTCGATCGAGGTGGCCGTGCCAGCGATGCCGCCGGGGCCGCAGGAGCGACCGGCTGCGATTTGA